The DNA sequence GGTGGCGCCATAGTTCGAACCATATCTTGCTGTCACACACTTTGCTATTAGATTTAACCAAAACCGAAGAGGAATTGTTGGCCGATATCCCGCGCAAACGCCGTTACGATATCCGTAAATCAACCGAGAGCATCCACACCATCCGCGAGGCAACTACGCCCGAAGACATCGACAAGTGCCTGGCGCTCTATCATCACACGGCAGAGCGGGCTGGTTTCAAGCTCCATGGCGACCAATATTACCGTGACATTGCCGCCGAGTTAGGGCCAGCTTCGCGCCTGATTGCCGTCTGGAATGAGGCAGACAAGCCGATCGCCATGACCTGGCTCGCCGTCACGCCAGCGGTAGCCTTTGAACTATACGGTGGCATTAACGAAGAGGGCGCGAGCCTGCGTGCTAACTTTGCCCTAAAGTGGCACTGTATTACCGAGATGAAGAGAGAGGGCGTGCGCGAGTATGACTTTAACGGATTATTAAATGATGGCATCAGCACGTTCAAACGTAATTTTGCTAGCCATGAAAACGAACTGGTCGGAACGTGGGATTATCCATTGTCACCTCTGTATTACCTATGGGAAAAAGCACTGCCGCTCGCCAAATGGGCAGCTCGAACGCTAGGCAAAATCAGAGGTACATCGTGAATTGGACTTTTGCTGAACTAGATAGCAAAGACTGGGACGAGTTTGAACGGTCTCATCCGGATAGTCAGTTCCTGCAGGGCGTTCAGCGCCTAAACAAACGCCGCCAGATGGGATATCAGAGCCATATCGTCGGCATCAAACAAGGTAAAGAAATCATTGCGGGCGGCGTATTGTTGGGTCGTAATAATGAGTTTTGGATGCCATACGGACCCCTGATTGATTGGGACAATACCGAGCTAGTTCACTACTTTTTAAAACATATTATTGACTTTTCACACGAAAAAGGTTTTGTTAAAATCGAGATTTTTCCTCGGGTTTTGCTATCAATTAGAGATAACAAGGGTACGGTACTCGATAGTTGGGACCGGTCTGATCTAAAGCAGCAATTTAGCGCCGCCAGTTTTAGCTATCAGGGCGAAACGGTCAATTACCAGATGAAAGCGGGGCGTTGGGCCTTTGTCAAAGATCTGTCGGGCATCGAAACGGTTGACCAACTGCGCGCTAGCTACCGCAAAACCCTGCGCGCCAGGTTACGCCAGACCGAAGGTGAGGTTGAAATGGTCGCCCTGACACGCGACGAGCTACCAACGCTGATTGGCTTGATTGATGATTCAGATGAACGCAACGGCGTATCGGGTAGGGAATTAAAATATTACCAGCTGATGTACGATGCTTTTGGCGACGACATTCAGTTTATGGTGGCGCGTAAAACCGACGACCACACCCCGATTGCGGGCGCCATTTTCATTAGGCACGGTCACGAAATCTCGTCCTATCTCAGTGGTATGGACCGCCGCTATCGTCACCTCAACGGACGAGCGTGGCTCCAAGATTATATGATGACAAAATACCTGGGTACCGATGTAACGCGTGTGAACTTTTTCTGGATAGAGGGCCGATTTAGCGACAATCACCTGCTAGAGTTCAAGAGCGGCTTTGGCGGTGTGGTCGAGGAATACATTGGTGGTTTTGAAAAAGTATTGCGACCCGCCCATTACCACAGTAAAAAGCTCATCCAAAAAGGCAAAAGGGTCGCAAAAAAACTAATCAACATTCCACGCCGTCTTCGTCATCGAAATTGACGGCAAAACCTCGACCTGACGCGGATCAGCGGCTGGCACTTTCTGGGCCACATAATATCCGAGCGTCGCTATCATGGCGGCGTTGTCCGTGCAGAGATTCATCGGCGCATAGTTGATGCCGATTGGCAATCGCTCGGCTAAAATACGGCGTAGCTCCTGATTCGCCGCCACACCGCCAGCGATCACAACCGATTGCGGTCGGAACTCCTCGTAGGCCAGCAGAACTTTGTCAACCAAGGTCTCAATCGCGATTTGTTGGAAGCTAGCGGCAAAATCATTGCGCTTAGGCTCGTCTAGACGCTCTGAGAGCGCGTTTGATGGGAAAGTGTGATCGACGCCCACTTCGGACTGAACGCGTCGCAGAACGGCTGTCTTGAGCCCAGAAAACGAAAAATCGTACTTGTTGGCCATTTTAGCCTTCGGAAATGTAAAGCGGTGCGGATCGCCCTGTTCGGCAGCCTTGGCGATCGATGGCCCGCCGGGGTAGGGCAGACCGAGAATCTTGGCCACCTTGTCAAAAGCTTCGCCAACGGCATCATCGGCCGTTTGGCCAATCAATTCGTAGTTACCGTGATCCTTGAACAACACGATCTGGCTGTGGCCGCCGCTCACAATCAGCGCCAGCATCGGAAAAGCCGGAGCTTCGTCCAGCAAAAAGTTAGCGTACACATGCGCCTCAACGTGATGGATTGGATAGAACGGTTTCTGTTTGACCAGTGCCAGCATTCGCGCTGACAGCGAGCCGATGAGGAGCGAACCGACCAAACCCGGCATAGTCGTAGCAGCAATCGCGTCGATTTCATCCCAGCCACCGGCCTCGACGACGGCCTTGTCAATCACCGGTAACACCACCTCGAGATGCGACCGCGCCGCCACCTCTGGCACCACGCCGCCATAGACGGCATGGATATCTATCTGGGAATTAACCACGTTGGAAATCAGTCGGCGACCGTCTTCGACTACGGCAGCCGCTGTTTCGTCACAGCTAGATTCGATACCGAGGATTTTCATGTTGTCTCCATATAGGAACGAAACAGTGGAATATCGTCAATCTGTGTATTCACTATATTGAGATTACCGAGCACTTCCGAATCAGCCCATATAAACTCTTTTTCACCGGCCACCGGAACCTGATTATCGCCCAAGTTAACCTGGTAATATAAATTCAAATAAGGCATCCCCGATAAACGTTTATCTCTACACTGAAAAATACTAAATCGTACACCTATCGGCACCTGCGAGATTTGGTCCTCTGATATCGTCAAGTTTAACTCCTCGGCGAGCTCACGTCGTAGCGCCATCATGACGCTCTCGCCATGGTCGATACCACCACCCGGCAGGCCATACAGTTGTTGATCTGGGATTTCCAACGTCAACAACAATTTTCTATCGCGAACAATGACAGCCTTGGCCACAACTCGATAAATACTAGCGTCTATAGCTGCTATTCTCTCATCAATCATACTATCAATTCTACCACCTCTAAATCGGAAAATCACGCTTGTCTCTTGATGCCGTACGATTACTTGCCGAGGCGTCGCTCGCGACTGGCAAAGTTGTCGATGATCTGATCGAGCATTTCCGGTGTAAAATCTGGCCACAACGTATCGAGAAACGCGTACTGTGAATGATCGACCAGCAGCGACATAAAACCAGCACTATTATGCGGATCGTCGCCACAGCCGGTGCGAATGATCAGATCAACATCAGGCAAATGACCCGTCCATGAGTTTTGACGCAATAAATTGGCGTAATCTCGACTCGTTTCGCTATTTGGTTTCGCATTTGACTCCATAATATGCCGCAGAGCTTCGCCGCGCTCGTCATTGCCGTCATAACCGATCAGAACCGTCAGGCGTTTGCCAGAATTGTAATTCTCCGTGCGCCGCAAGGCATTTTCGATAGCAGCGACCGTCGCCGGTGCTAGTAACTCGCGCCAACGACCAAAACAGTCTACTTTGATCTGATTTTCCTCTAAAAATTCTAGACTAGCCTCGTCAGAGAAAAATGTTTGGTAAGCTTTGTTCAAGGCTTTAATCTCGAGCGCCGGCCGATCGGTCAGATTTGACAAGCTACCGATCCAGATCGTCAGATCCTCGATACCGCGCCGAAAGGCTGTCCGTGCTATGTCGAGACCGAGGAGTCCGCTCGAGACATAGAAATCAACACTCATCATGATACCGCGCTGCCGTCCCCAGCGACGATTGCCGTCGAGAATGAGCGCCAAATGTCGTAGATTTTGGTGTGCCATAGTGCGATTATGATACCATATTCAGCGACTTTGAGATAGAATAGTCAGGTGAACAAGCCGCTCAGACTAGCCAATGCTACCGAAATCAAACAGTGGGATAACCTGCTAGGCCAGAATCCATATGGCGCCGAG is a window from the Candidatus Saccharibacteria bacterium genome containing:
- a CDS encoding peptidoglycan bridge formation glycyltransferase FemA/FemB family protein; translation: MIKEVTNKTKWDEFVANHGGHPLQLWGWGELKSLHNWQVHRVMVEQGSVIGGAQVLIRPVPRVGKTIAYIPRGPVVIDNMDALLTELADYARTSLKAMVVTIEPYIEQSGQVKFPKGWRHSSNHILLSHTLLLDLTKTEEELLADIPRKRRYDIRKSTESIHTIREATTPEDIDKCLALYHHTAERAGFKLHGDQYYRDIAAELGPASRLIAVWNEADKPIAMTWLAVTPAVAFELYGGINEEGASLRANFALKWHCITEMKREGVREYDFNGLLNDGISTFKRNFASHENELVGTWDYPLSPLYYLWEKALPLAKWAARTLGKIRGTS
- a CDS encoding peptidoglycan bridge formation glycyltransferase FemA/FemB family protein, which translates into the protein MGKSTAARQMGSSNARQNQRYIVNWTFAELDSKDWDEFERSHPDSQFLQGVQRLNKRRQMGYQSHIVGIKQGKEIIAGGVLLGRNNEFWMPYGPLIDWDNTELVHYFLKHIIDFSHEKGFVKIEIFPRVLLSIRDNKGTVLDSWDRSDLKQQFSAASFSYQGETVNYQMKAGRWAFVKDLSGIETVDQLRASYRKTLRARLRQTEGEVEMVALTRDELPTLIGLIDDSDERNGVSGRELKYYQLMYDAFGDDIQFMVARKTDDHTPIAGAIFIRHGHEISSYLSGMDRRYRHLNGRAWLQDYMMTKYLGTDVTRVNFFWIEGRFSDNHLLEFKSGFGGVVEEYIGGFEKVLRPAHYHSKKLIQKGKRVAKKLINIPRRLRHRN
- the tsaD gene encoding tRNA (adenosine(37)-N6)-threonylcarbamoyltransferase complex transferase subunit TsaD, whose translation is MKILGIESSCDETAAAVVEDGRRLISNVVNSQIDIHAVYGGVVPEVAARSHLEVVLPVIDKAVVEAGGWDEIDAIAATTMPGLVGSLLIGSLSARMLALVKQKPFYPIHHVEAHVYANFLLDEAPAFPMLALIVSGGHSQIVLFKDHGNYELIGQTADDAVGEAFDKVAKILGLPYPGGPSIAKAAEQGDPHRFTFPKAKMANKYDFSFSGLKTAVLRRVQSEVGVDHTFPSNALSERLDEPKRNDFAASFQQIAIETLVDKVLLAYEEFRPQSVVIAGGVAANQELRRILAERLPIGINYAPMNLCTDNAAMIATLGYYVAQKVPAADPRQVEVLPSISMTKTAWNVD
- a CDS encoding NUDIX domain-containing protein, with protein sequence MIDERIAAIDASIYRVVAKAVIVRDRKLLLTLEIPDQQLYGLPGGGIDHGESVMMALRRELAEELNLTISEDQISQVPIGVRFSIFQCRDKRLSGMPYLNLYYQVNLGDNQVPVAGEKEFIWADSEVLGNLNIVNTQIDDIPLFRSYMETT
- a CDS encoding undecaprenyl diphosphate synthase family protein; the protein is MAHQNLRHLALILDGNRRWGRQRGIMMSVDFYVSSGLLGLDIARTAFRRGIEDLTIWIGSLSNLTDRPALEIKALNKAYQTFFSDEASLEFLEENQIKVDCFGRWRELLAPATVAAIENALRRTENYNSGKRLTVLIGYDGNDERGEALRHIMESNAKPNSETSRDYANLLRQNSWTGHLPDVDLIIRTGCGDDPHNSAGFMSLLVDHSQYAFLDTLWPDFTPEMLDQIIDNFASRERRLGK